The genomic DNA CCCTTAATCTAAATTATTTATGGGAGATGGGCTTTTTCTAAGTACTCATGTGACTGCATCTCTTGTAAACGCGAGCGGCAGCGCTCAAATTCAAAGCTTAAACGCCCCCCTATATATAATTTTTCAAGCGGGACTTCGGCGGCAATAATCAAAGTAACATGGCGCTCATAAAATTCATCCACCAAGGCAATGAAGCGTCGTGCAGCATCGTCGTTATGGCTCCCCATCTGCACCAGTCCCGATAACAACACCGTATGGTATAACTTAGCTAGTTCAATATAATCTAACTGACTGCGCGCTCCTTCACACAACTCAGAAAACTCAATATGTAATACACTATCGGCCTCCTCGACAAAATTGATCATGCGTTGATTAATTTCAATTTGCCCATGCTGTTGCCGTGGCTCACTGGACAATTGCAAAAAATACTGCGCAAGATTTTGCTGGGCTTTTTGGTCTAAGGGATAATGATAAATTTCAGCGGCATTTAGGGTGCGCATCCGATAATCATTGCCACCATCGACGTTGATGATTTGGCAATGCTGTTGAATCAACTTGATAGTGGGCAAAAAGCGTTGCCGTTGTAAACCATTGCGATAAAGCTCTTCCGGCGGAATATTAGAAGTCGCTACCAAGGTTACCCCTCGAGCAAATAGCGCTTCAAACAGGGTCCCTAAGATCATCGCATCGGTAATATCCGAGACAAAAAACTCATCAAAACAAATCACTTCAGCTTCGGCAAATAAGTTATCGGCAACCCGCTCAAGAGGGTTGCGTTGTTTATCTAAACTTTTTAGCTCAGCGTGAACTCGTTGCATGAAACGGTGAAAATGCACCCGCATTTTACGCTCATCGGGCAGGCAACTAAAAAAGGTATCCATTAAATAGGTTTTACCTCTGCCTACCCCACCCCACATGTATAAGCCTTGCACAGGCGTGACTTGAGTTTGCTCAGCACCACCAAAACGTGCCTTAAATTTGCCAAGCAAGCTTGGCTTACTGAACTTAAGCTTTGGCTTTTCAATTAGTTGCTCGTAAACCCTTTGTAATTGGCTTACCGCATAGGCTTGCGCGGGGTCTTGAACGAAGTTATTGGTTTGAAGATCTTGTTGATATTGCAGCTGGGGAGTCATTCCTTGCCTAATCCTAAAGCTCGCTTAAACTTAGTCGAAAATTGATAGTACCATGTGAAAGCATTCTCAAGTATATTGAAAGTTCATCAAGACCAACAAAGGATTAATATGAGCGCAATTAGCAGTATGATTTTTCTTCTTATTGGTGTCGCTATTGGCTTCTTCCTTAGTCGTATGACTGCAAAACCTGCAATCAACGATGCCAGCATGAAGCAAGAACTAGAACAAAATAAAGCAGAGCTAGAAAGTTATAAAGAGCAAGTACAGGCGCATTTTGCTAAAAGTGCTCAGTTACTTGAAGACATGGCTAAGCAATATCAAGGCATCTATGAACACATGGCCAGTCAGTCTAAATCGCTGATTAGCGATGAAGTTGCCCAGCCTCAATTGTTTGCCGATTACCAGCAAAAACTAGAGCAAGAAGAGCAAGCTGACTCTTCAGACGCCCAACCTAAAGATTATTCCAACGAACCGTCGGGTTTGTTTACTGAAGCTCAACGTAAAGCGAGCTAAATCCACTGAACTTTTTAAACTAAGCAGGGTCTTTAAGATCCTGCTTTTCTATCAGCGTTGTTTATTAAGGATATTGGAATGAGTATTTCCACAAACAAATTTATCATGCTGTTGCTATCAATCACCTTAGGCCTCAGCACTTTTCAAGCACAGGCGGTACTGCCTGTAGCCGTAGGTGGAAATCAACTACCTAGTCTCGCGCCAATCCTCGAACAAGCCACTCCTGCGGTGGTCAATATTTCTGTTGCAGGAACCAAGGTTTCTCAACAGCAACTTCCCGAGTTATTTAAATATTTCTTTGGCCAAGAAGGTCAGCCCAACAAAGATACTCAAGAGCGCCCATTTCAAGGTCTCGGCTCGGGAGTCGTGGTTGATGCAGAGAAAGGGTATGTGATTACCAATTTCCATGTGATTAACGACGCAGATGAAATTGTAGTAACCCTAAAAGATGGCAGAACCTATGATGCCGAGGTACTTGGCAGCGATCGTCAGACAGATATTGCCTTGCTAAAAATTGAGGCCGATAAGCTGGTCGACATTACGCTCGCCGATTCCGATGAATTACGCGTAGGTGATTTTACCATTGCCATTGGCAATCCCTTCGGCTTAGGCCAAACCGTCACTTCCGGCATTGTCAGCGCCCTCGGCCGCAGTGGTTTAAATATTGAAAATTTAGAAAACTTCATTCAAACCGACGCCGCCATCAACAGTGGTAACTCTGGTGGTGCGTTAATTAATCTAAATGGTGAACTAATCGGTATCAATACCGCGATTATCGCCCCCACAGGTGGCAATATCGGTATTGGCTTTGCCATTCCTAGCAACATGGTAAGAAACCTAGCTGAGCAAATTATTGAATACGGTGAAGTACGCCGTGGCATTTTGGGTGTGACCGGCGGCGAGTTAAATAGCGAACTAGCCAAAGCCTTTGGCGCAGACTCACAACACGGCGCCTTCGTTAATCAAGTGATGCCTGACTCAGCAGCGGATAAAGCGGGAATTAAACCCGGTGACATCATCATTGCGGTGAACGGTAAACCAGTGAAGAGTTTTGCCGAACTAAGGGCCAAAATCGGCACTATGGGCGCGGGTAAAACCATCAATATTGGAGCCATCCGTGATGGTAAATCCATTACCTTTAAAGTCACCCTACAACAAGCCGATGCGCAAATGGTGAATGCCAAAGTGATGCATCCCGCCTTAGAAGGTGCCAGTTTAAGCTCTACCGAGAAAGACGCGGAAATATCAGGAGTGAGAGTGAATAAGGTTCAACGCAACTCACCGGCCTTTGCTAACGGCCTAGAGGAAGGTGACATTATCATCGGCATCAACAAAACTCGCATTAACAACATCGCCGACTTGCGAGAAATTTTAGAGAATAACCCACGA from Agarivorans gilvus includes the following:
- a CDS encoding Do family serine endopeptidase, yielding MSISTNKFIMLLLSITLGLSTFQAQAVLPVAVGGNQLPSLAPILEQATPAVVNISVAGTKVSQQQLPELFKYFFGQEGQPNKDTQERPFQGLGSGVVVDAEKGYVITNFHVINDADEIVVTLKDGRTYDAEVLGSDRQTDIALLKIEADKLVDITLADSDELRVGDFTIAIGNPFGLGQTVTSGIVSALGRSGLNIENLENFIQTDAAINSGNSGGALINLNGELIGINTAIIAPTGGNIGIGFAIPSNMVRNLAEQIIEYGEVRRGILGVTGGELNSELAKAFGADSQHGAFVNQVMPDSAADKAGIKPGDIIIAVNGKPVKSFAELRAKIGTMGAGKTINIGAIRDGKSITFKVTLQQADAQMVNAKVMHPALEGASLSSTEKDAEISGVRVNKVQRNSPAFANGLEEGDIIIGINKTRINNIADLREILENNPRVLALNIQRGEQNLYRIIQ
- a CDS encoding YhcB family protein, translated to MSAISSMIFLLIGVAIGFFLSRMTAKPAINDASMKQELEQNKAELESYKEQVQAHFAKSAQLLEDMAKQYQGIYEHMASQSKSLISDEVAQPQLFADYQQKLEQEEQADSSDAQPKDYSNEPSGLFTEAQRKAS
- the zapE gene encoding cell division protein ZapE yields the protein MTPQLQYQQDLQTNNFVQDPAQAYAVSQLQRVYEQLIEKPKLKFSKPSLLGKFKARFGGAEQTQVTPVQGLYMWGGVGRGKTYLMDTFFSCLPDERKMRVHFHRFMQRVHAELKSLDKQRNPLERVADNLFAEAEVICFDEFFVSDITDAMILGTLFEALFARGVTLVATSNIPPEELYRNGLQRQRFLPTIKLIQQHCQIINVDGGNDYRMRTLNAAEIYHYPLDQKAQQNLAQYFLQLSSEPRQQHGQIEINQRMINFVEEADSVLHIEFSELCEGARSQLDYIELAKLYHTVLLSGLVQMGSHNDDAARRFIALVDEFYERHVTLIIAAEVPLEKLYIGGRLSFEFERCRSRLQEMQSHEYLEKAHLP